GTCTGAACCCAATGAACGACGGTAAACTCATCCGCATCTCTATTCCGATGCTGACTGAAGAACGTCGTCGTGAGCTTGTTAAATTAGCGAAGAAAAGCGTTGAAGATGCAAAAATTGCTATCCGTAACGTTCGTCGCGATGCTAACGAGCAAATGAAAAAGCTTGAAAAAGCAAAAGACATTTCCGAAGATGATTGCCACCGTGGTCAGGATGACGTTCAGAAACTTACTGACGCATTCGTTGCAAAAGCAGACTCTAAAGGTAGCGAAAAAGAAGCAGAAGTCATGGAAATTTAATTTCCGGATTGCTTCGGCTGAATTTCAGTCATAAAAAGGCCGGATATTGCATCCGGCCTTTTTTGTTAGATTGACATAACACGCCGGATTCGCTTTCTTGACGGGAGACAGGCTTTCCCCTTATAACTCAACGTTTCTTTTACTACTCAAACGCATGTTGAGGTGTGTTTTGTCAAATTCACAATTACTGGACTGGGCAGCCCCCGAAGCTCTTCCTGTACATGTTTCATTCATCATGGATGGAAACGGACGCTGGGCAAAGCGTAAGGGTGACGAGCGCACGACAGGACATCGTGCCGGCTCTGACACCGTACAGCGTATTGTGCGAGAATCCCGTAAACTGGGTATCAAACATGTGACCCTGTATACGTTTTCACGCGAAAACTGGTCTCGTCCTAAAAAAGAAGTCAGTTTTCTTTTTGAATTGCTCGTAAGCTTTTTGAAAAAAGAACTTCCTTCCATGATTGAACAAGACATTAAGCTCAACATTTTCGGTGAAATGAGTGATTTGCCGCTTGCTGCGCGCACCGCCTTGCAGCACGCCATAAAAAAAACCGAAAAGAATACCTCTATGACGCTTAATCTTGCCTTAAACTATTCTGGTAGAGATGAGATTATCCGTGCTGCAAAGCAGCT
This window of the Halodesulfovibrio sp. MK-HDV genome carries:
- the frr gene encoding ribosome recycling factor, translated to MDDILLDAEDRMEKALVALEREFTRLRTGRAHASLVDHIIVDYYGAPTPIGQLASIAVPESRTLTIQPWDKGAFPLVEKAIINSDLGLNPMNDGKLIRISIPMLTEERRRELVKLAKKSVEDAKIAIRNVRRDANEQMKKLEKAKDISEDDCHRGQDDVQKLTDAFVAKADSKGSEKEAEVMEI
- a CDS encoding isoprenyl transferase, with protein sequence MLRCVLSNSQLLDWAAPEALPVHVSFIMDGNGRWAKRKGDERTTGHRAGSDTVQRIVRESRKLGIKHVTLYTFSRENWSRPKKEVSFLFELLVSFLKKELPSMIEQDIKLNIFGEMSDLPLAARTALQHAIKKTEKNTSMTLNLALNYSGRDEIIRAAKQLATDAISADEITEKTFAARLYSSGVPDPDLMIRTSGEVRLSNFMLFQHAYSEMYFTETLWPDFSIEEFHDVLKAYTARERRFGKTGDQLNND